One stretch of Glandiceps talaboti chromosome 7, keGlaTala1.1, whole genome shotgun sequence DNA includes these proteins:
- the LOC144438316 gene encoding COX assembly mitochondrial protein 2 homolog — MHGDLSSHLHTEECNELIKQLQQCHQENPWKKFTGICNELDTAMIKCLRRERENKRHVNAQKAKEMKEKLARKQQQEQEQQQQQQQQQQL, encoded by the exons ATGCATGGGGATCTATCATCACATTTACACACAGAAGAATGCAATGAACTTATAAAGCAATTACAGCAGTGTCATCAAGAG AATCCATGGAAGAAATTTACTGGGATTTGTAATGAGCTTGATACAGCAATGATTAAATGCTTGAGAAGAGAG AGGGAAAACAAAAGGCATGTAAATGCACAAAAGGCAAAAGAAATGAAAGAGAAACTTGCGAggaaacaacaacaagaacaagaacaacaacaacagcaacaacaacaacaacaactttga